The following is a genomic window from Pseudophryne corroboree isolate aPseCor3 chromosome 3, aPseCor3.hap2, whole genome shotgun sequence.
GAGccctccccatgtgtctctgcctcatgCCCTACCCCCTAATAGCAGTTTTATCAGCTGCTCCTACATCCCCATGTCACCCCCCAATAACAGTGTCACATTCCCCTGTGCCCCCGCTTTCCATAGTTCTCCccctcatagcagtgtcattacccccttcccccactcctcataggtctcccactcccacatactgTAGCAGTGTTATTACCCctattcccccactcctcataggtctcccacatactgtagcagtgtcattacccctattcccccactcctcataggtctcccacatactgtagcagtgtcattacccctattccctcactcctcataggtctcccacatactgtagcagtgtcattacccctattccctcactcctcataggtctcccactcccacatactgtaacagtgtcattacccctattccctcactcctcataggtctcccacatactgtaacagtgtcattacccctattcccccactcctcataggtctctccctcatagcagtgtcattaccccccttctctcactccccataggtctcccactcccacatactgtagcagtgtcattacccctattcccccactcctcataggtctcccacatactgtaacagtgtcattacccctattcccccactcctcataggtctcccacatactgtaacagtgtcattacccctattcccccactcctcataggtctctccctcatagcagtgtcattaccccccttctcccaatccccataggtctcccacatactgtagcagtgtcattacccctattccctcactcctcataggtctcccactcccacatactgtagcagtgtcattacccctattccctcactcctcataggtctcccactcccacatactgtagcagtgtcattacccctattcccccactcctcataggtctctccctcatagcagtgtcattaccccccttctcccactccccataggtctcccactcccacatactgtaacagtgtcattacccctattccctcactcctcataggtctcccacatactgtaacagtgtcattacccctattcccccactcctcataggtctctccctcatagcagtgtcattaccccccttctcccactccccataggtctcccactcccacatactgTAGCATTGTCATTACCCctattcccccactcctcataggtctcccacatactgtaacagtgtcattacccctattcccccactcctcataggtctctccctcatagcagtgtcattaccccccttctcccactccccataggtctcccactcccacatactgtagcagtgtcattacccctattcccccactcctcataggtctctccctcatagcagtgtcattaccccccttctcccactccccataggtcccccactcccacatagcagtgtcataaccccccttcccccactcctcataggtctccccccacccatagcagtgttattagcCACCTTCCTCTCCCCATAAGTCCCCCGTTACTCCATCCATATCTTACCTTTGTGCTGTGGTGCTGCAGTGCTGGGGCAGGGTCCTGGCTCCGCAGGCTCAGTgcctggcttcctctgcagctgccgtctgtgctcagccacagggcaggcagaaagtgaaagtaaagtcacttcctacctgtgtgagcagagatacggctctgtgtgctgctgcagcctccgtcctaaagggccccatacactagaacgataatgccctatTTCACCCCAATTCggacattcgggccgatatattgggtgaaatcgggcattttcgttgtgctttacacccgatctgatccgatgcgcgtttCCGTGAGCTTCGGATCAGATCACCCCAGATCCaacatcacgagtgctgcactcgtgatatggcggatcccgcaggaatggctgggatagtacaagatacatcgtatgcaaaaggaccgcattcgATGTATGTTTTACTatgctgccgcccgggaggctgccgggaggttgaagggaaatcctagacgaaatgacggaccgtcatgtcgtataagtgtatggagcccttaactCTTCTTTCTCCTCATGGCTGGCTGCGATAACAGAGCTGGACCTAGCCTTGGGAATGGATGCCCCTGGGCATTCcagatgccctagacatttgcctataatgcctattggctagggccagctctgggtgagagtgtgttactgccgatgtccgtcagcaccgcactgcactagtgatcagactagtgtccggcagcaccgcacttgtaatcagactcaaaataaactacagctcccagcagcctttgctgctgggagctcccagcaacaagggctgctgggagctgtagtttattttgagtctgattacaagtgcggtgctgccggacactagtctgatcactagtgcagtgcagtgctgacggacaccggcgctgtgccggcagtaacagactctcaccaggtacaatctGACAGTACTACTCTTCTACCCTTGTGCCGCGGGTGGTACCGCCAGGCGGCGCCCCgtgcttgcctggcgcccctggcgagtgccatcctggccaatgggtagatacacccctgccccccagtgccagatatgcctccagtgtaagatacacatgtccccacattgcacccccccaagtgctgctcaccaccgTGCTGCTGCTCTGATCAGTcttctgcttgtgaggggaggagagcgcagcgtacgcctctcctgcccctcagtctccactctccggtggcgttgattctctctaattaggcgccagtccgtgagccaatcagagttcgcggaccggcagctaagactcctgattggctgccggtccgcgagctcttatttgctcacgggccggcaccgggcactgcagactagggcagcgggaggcgccgcgggagcttacgagccgcatgcggagatagaaagagccgagagccgcgggttggccacggcTGGTGTAGTGGAAGGCAGCGGTTggcccgtgacccttggcagtagcatGAACCGGGGtggcgggggggtgggggtggcacatggcaccctgccccccggaCCAGCCCGCCTCTGCTCAGCGGGTGTGTATGGCTGAGAACGATGTCATTCATAGACATATTACATCTTCCATGCAGCATAGCCGATGATGATATAGTCTACAGATATttatctggctgtgtgtatggcatacttgcctacctgaccctctccatgagggagaaaatactctgttcctggactttcctggtaatgtatgattgccatcacctgtggtgagctagttaattgataagaaaggtgtttcaccacaggtgatggcaatcatacattaccaggaaagtccaggaacagagcattttctccctcatggagagggtcaggtagtcaAGTATGGTGTATGGGTGACCAGCCGATCGCCTGTACATTGACTGCAATGACTGGCATTGCAGTTGGGTGGCCAAATTCAAATACCGCCCAGTTGTGATGCTTGGCCCGACATTTCGATCGGCTGATTGGCAAGTGTTTACGTTTCCATATTTGCCCGCTCTATCAAAGCGACGGCAGGTTGGCCGATTTATtgcccaggtgtgtacccagccttgtttgttttttttttttaatcagaggAAGATTATCAGAAAAAGTAATCTTCTTAAATGTGTAAAAGAAAATATAGTTCAAAATATCAGCTTACATAGTTCATGAACAGAAAGAAAAAAACTAAGTTGTAAATGCACTAGTAACATTTAGTTCAAATGCCTCTCCTATTTAGTATTTCTTCATAGAGTAATCAGAAGACTATACAAAAAAACAGATTGTACAGAAACAGATCATATTTGAAACTCTGTAAAATATATTGTGTTCTGTACTTGTTTTTATAAATCAATCTCCCTGTCATCTGTTGTGTTTACACAAGATGGCGCACTCTGCTGGCAACAGCTCGATATTCAACGCAGCTGACAGTCTGGTGTTCCGctctcacagagagagagagaaaaagatacGGCTTGTGCATCCAGTTTCTGCAGGCGATAGCCGCAGGGAAAACATGCTGTATTTTTCTGGaaaatctaatttaaaaaaaaagttaggaTAAATGATAAATTAAGATTCTCCTTAGTGGGTGGAACAAACATTGCTAATCAAACAGGATTTTCTAAGCTAAAAAAGACACTTCCTGATTTTAATTATGGCGTCTGCTGACTTCAAAGAGGGACAGAACTGCTCCATCTGTCTGAACAATTATACAGATCCTGTCACATTGACATGTGGACACAACTTCTGCCAGGTCTGTATTGATGATGTGCTGGATACACAGGGAGTGTCTGGAGTTTATGCCTGTCCTGATTGCAAGAAAAGATTTCAGGAGAGACCAACGTTACAGAAGAGCATAAATCTATGTAACACAACACAGTGCTTATTCTCTTCCCAGTCAGAATATGAGACGGCAAGGATCTTCTGTACTTACTGTATTCAATCTCCTGTGCCTGCTGTTAAATCCTGTCTAATGTGTGAGGCTTCTCTGTGTGAGAACCACTtgagagtacacagcaagtcagCAGAACACGTCTTATCTGATCCCACCACATCCCTTGGAAACACAAAATGCTCCATCCACAAGAAGATCCTGGAGTATTACTGCTCTAAGGATGGTGTTTGCATTTGTGTGTCTTGTATTGCTTTTGGTGAACACATGGGACATTTTGTGGAGCCTTTGAATACAGCTTTTGAGAAAAAGAGAGATATGTTAAGAAATGTACTGGAGAAGTTGACCGTAAAGAAAAAGAGGACTGTGAAAAGAGTCAGGAGTTTGCATAAGTGGAGGACAGATGTTCAAGAAAAAGCAGCTTGTGTGACAAAGCAAGTCAACGTTGTTTTTAAGGACATTAGAGAACAGCTGTACATCCTTGAGAAGAGAGTCCTGAATGAGATCTACAGCTGGGAAGAGCAGGTTTCATTTACAATCTGTGATCTAATTCAGCaactggaggtaaaaaaggatgaGCTGTGCAGGAAGATGTGTCACATTGAGGAGCTATGTAACCTGACTGATCCAGTGACTATTTTACATGAACAGGAATCCTACAGAGGTGACTTTTGTGAAACTGaggagggagaaaatgaggacagggagagagataaTAAAAAGCTTCATAATGTAGGTGATTTGGATGAGGGTCTCATATCAGTGACATTACATGCAGGTTTATCTGATATAATGACTGGTGTAAAAAGAGGGATCTATGtgtcagaatcactggacatattacTCGATCTGAACACAGCTGGTAATTATGTGATTGTATCTGGTGACTTAAAAACTGTATCTTGGTCAGAATTAAACCAGTATCGCCCAGAAACCCCAGAGCGATTTCAGTATTGTCAGGTTTTAAGCACCAGGAGTTTTTCCTCAGGAAGACATTACTGGGAAGTGGAGACTAGTGAGTCAGGAGATTGGATGGTAGGCATGTGCTATGCCAGTATAGACAGAAAAGGAGTTCAGTCATATATTGGAAACAATAACAAGTCCTGGAGTCTGTGTAAATTTAACAATGAATTCTCAGTGATACATTCCAGTGATGTAAGCCAATTATCTCACTATATTTCCTGTCAGAGTTTCAGAATATATCTGGATTATGAGGCTGGGCAGCTGTCCTTTTATGAACTACGAGGTCCTATCAGACACTTGCACAcattcactgccattttcactgagCCCCTTCATGCTGTATTTTATGTATGGGGCGACTCTGTAAGAATTAAGAGCTAGGAAGTACAGTATTATTGATTGGTATTCGGACTATGGAAAAGATAATTCAGCCTTTTTCATCTCTAAATGACTATGGGAGCAATGTGTGTGGACAGCCACCAGAGTGGCTGGGCTTATATTTCCCCCATATTCAGAGGTCTGCAAGAAAATTAGCAAAGATTTCCTACTGCATTAAATGGTAATTGGATGATATCAAGTGACACATAACTCAGAATTGAATTCCTTCCCAATAATCTCTGCTCATTACTAGGACATAAATTGTGCACACATACAGTGATGATCTCCTCTTTATATCCATAGTTAAACCTTTGAAAAATAACACATTGACATGTCTGTAATTGAGTTCTGTACTCAGCAA
Proteins encoded in this region:
- the LOC135056129 gene encoding E3 ubiquitin/ISG15 ligase TRIM25-like yields the protein MASADFKEGQNCSICLNNYTDPVTLTCGHNFCQVCIDDVLDTQGVSGVYACPDCKKRFQERPTLQKSINLCNTTQCLFSSQSEYETARIFCTYCIQSPVPAVKSCLMCEASLCENHLRVHSKSAEHVLSDPTTSLGNTKCSIHKKILEYYCSKDGVCICVSCIAFGEHMGHFVEPLNTAFEKKRDMLRNVLEKLTVKKKRTVKRVRSLHKWRTDVQEKAACVTKQVNVVFKDIREQLYILEKRVLNEIYSWEEQVSFTICDLIQQLEVKKDELCRKMCHIEELCNLTDPVTILHEQESYRGDFCETEEGENEDRERDNKKLHNVGDLDEGLISVTLHAGLSDIMTGVKRGIYVSESLDILLDLNTAGNYVIVSGDLKTVSWSELNQYRPETPERFQYCQVLSTRSFSSGRHYWEVETSESGDWMVGMCYASIDRKGVQSYIGNNNKSWSLCKFNNEFSVIHSSDVSQLSHYISCQSFRIYLDYEAGQLSFYELRGPIRHLHTFTAIFTEPLHAVFYVWGDSVRIKS